A section of the Streptomyces sp. NBC_00102 genome encodes:
- a CDS encoding response regulator transcription factor, translating into MPRVLLIEDDPSVREGVELGLRRRGHELLAAGTGEAGLEALAAFRPDLVLLDLMLPGINGVQVCRRIRESSQLPIIMLTARGDDFDVVVGLEAGADDYIVKPARAEVIEARIRAVLRRLGAPAGPSGTEFHGDLAVDRAGLTVTRAGERVLLAPSELKLLLHLSASPEQVFSRQQLLEYVWEHSFYGDARLVDACVRRLRQKIEDTAGSPRYIQTVRGFGYRFGPLS; encoded by the coding sequence ATGCCACGTGTGCTCTTGATCGAAGACGACCCCTCCGTTCGCGAAGGGGTCGAACTGGGGCTCCGCCGCCGGGGACACGAACTCCTGGCCGCCGGGACCGGGGAAGCCGGGCTGGAGGCGCTCGCCGCCTTCCGGCCCGATCTGGTGCTCCTCGACCTGATGCTTCCCGGCATCAACGGAGTGCAGGTCTGCCGGCGCATCCGGGAGTCGAGCCAGCTGCCGATCATCATGCTCACCGCGCGCGGTGACGACTTCGACGTCGTCGTCGGGCTGGAGGCGGGCGCGGACGACTACATCGTCAAACCCGCCCGCGCCGAGGTCATCGAGGCGCGCATCCGGGCCGTCCTGCGCCGGCTCGGCGCACCGGCGGGCCCCAGCGGTACGGAGTTCCACGGCGATCTGGCCGTGGACCGGGCCGGTCTCACCGTGACCAGGGCGGGTGAACGGGTTCTGCTCGCCCCCTCGGAGCTCAAGCTGCTGCTCCATCTGTCGGCCTCTCCCGAGCAGGTGTTCAGCAGGCAGCAGCTCCTCGAATACGTCTGGGAGCACAGCTTCTACGGTGACGCGAGGCTGGTCGACGCCTGCGTGCGCAGGCTGCGCCAGAAGATCGAGGACACGGCGGGCAGCCCCCGGTACATCCAGACCGTGCGGGGGTTCGGCTATCGCTTCGGGCCGCTCTCATGA
- a CDS encoding LLM class flavin-dependent oxidoreductase, translated as MSQSPSSPPEPLHLAVALDGTGWHPASWREPESRAGELFTAGFWLDAVREAEAGLLDFVTFEDSLSLQSTDPTADDRRTDQVRGRLDAVLIASRVAPLTRHVGLVPSVVATHTEPFHLAKAVATLDFVSSGRAGVRVKVSAAGHENAHFGRRDLPPFRPQDYLEPEAQKLVRELFAEAAEYVEVLRRLWDSWEDDAEIRDAATGRFIDREKLHYIDFEGEYFSVKGPSITPRSPQGQPLVTSLAHAAIPYELVASSTDVGYVTPHDAAEARAVTEEIRAAQEAAGRGGETLHVFGDLVVFLDETAGAAKARRRRLDDLAGAPLASDAEIFTGTPAELADLLLDWQRAGLTGFRLRPAVAGHDLPAVTRGLVPELQSRGAFRNTYEADSLRGLLGLSRPANRYARVRAGGQS; from the coding sequence ATGTCGCAGTCCCCTTCCTCACCTCCCGAACCCCTGCATCTCGCCGTGGCGCTGGACGGCACGGGCTGGCACCCCGCGTCCTGGCGCGAGCCCGAGTCCCGCGCCGGCGAACTCTTCACCGCCGGCTTCTGGCTGGACGCCGTGCGGGAGGCGGAGGCGGGCCTCCTCGACTTCGTCACCTTCGAGGACTCGCTGTCCCTCCAGTCCACCGACCCGACCGCCGACGACCGTCGTACCGACCAGGTGCGCGGCCGGCTCGACGCGGTCCTGATCGCCTCCCGGGTGGCGCCGCTGACCCGGCACGTGGGTCTGGTCCCGAGCGTGGTGGCGACCCACACCGAGCCGTTCCACCTGGCGAAGGCCGTCGCGACTCTGGACTTCGTGAGTTCCGGCCGCGCCGGGGTCCGGGTGAAGGTCTCCGCCGCCGGGCACGAGAACGCGCACTTCGGCCGCCGGGACCTGCCGCCGTTCCGCCCGCAGGACTACCTGGAGCCCGAGGCCCAGAAACTGGTGCGGGAGTTGTTCGCCGAGGCCGCCGAGTACGTCGAGGTGCTCCGCAGGCTCTGGGACAGCTGGGAGGACGACGCGGAGATACGCGACGCCGCCACCGGCCGGTTCATCGACCGCGAGAAGCTGCACTACATCGACTTCGAGGGCGAGTACTTCAGCGTCAAGGGCCCTTCCATCACGCCGCGTTCGCCGCAGGGGCAGCCGCTGGTGACCTCGCTGGCCCACGCGGCCATTCCGTACGAGCTGGTGGCGAGCTCCACCGACGTCGGTTACGTCACCCCGCACGACGCCGCCGAGGCGCGGGCCGTGACCGAGGAGATCCGGGCCGCCCAGGAGGCCGCCGGGCGCGGCGGGGAGACCCTCCACGTCTTCGGCGACCTGGTGGTGTTCCTGGACGAGACCGCGGGCGCGGCGAAGGCCCGCCGCCGCCGTCTCGACGACCTGGCCGGCGCTCCCCTGGCGAGCGACGCCGAGATCTTCACCGGCACCCCGGCCGAACTGGCCGATCTGCTGCTGGACTGGCAGCGGGCGGGTCTGACCGGGTTCCGGCTGCGTCCGGCGGTCGCCGGTCACGACCTGCCGGCCGTCACCCGGGGACTGGTGCCCGAACTCCAAAGCCGCGGCGCGTTCCGCAACACGTACGAAGCCGACTCGCTGCGCGGCCTGCTCGGCCTCTCGCGCCCCGCCAACCGTTACGCCCGGGTCCGGGCCGGAGGACAGTCATGA
- a CDS encoding transporter substrate-binding domain-containing protein: MSRRRSRLTTLATAGTVLALAAGLSACGDSDTEDSAAASGTAKGSVVIGAASNGAAKEITLDVPEVASIRSQLPKSVIEDGKFTIGLGMLPAGSAPLGYVGDDQKTITGSEPDLGRLVAAVFGLKAEPKNATWENLFVGIDSGRTEAGFSNITDTEERKKKYEFACYRQDNLGFEVSKEADWNFDGDYKNLAGKTIAVGSGTNQEKILLEWRDKLESEGKKLDVKYFADNNSAYLALNSKKIDGYFGPNPAIAYHITQSASTPQATRSGGTYSGAGASLQGLICATAKKDSGLAKPLAEAINYLIENGQYAKWLEAWNLKDEAVQKAEVNPPGLPITNS, encoded by the coding sequence ATGTCCCGCCGCAGATCCCGTCTGACCACCCTCGCCACCGCCGGCACCGTCCTCGCTCTCGCCGCCGGCCTCAGCGCCTGCGGGGACAGTGACACCGAGGACTCCGCCGCCGCTTCCGGCACCGCCAAGGGGTCGGTCGTCATCGGCGCCGCCTCGAACGGGGCCGCCAAGGAGATAACGCTGGACGTCCCCGAGGTCGCCTCCATCCGCTCGCAGCTGCCCAAATCCGTCATCGAGGACGGCAAGTTCACCATCGGTCTGGGCATGCTCCCCGCCGGATCCGCGCCGCTCGGCTACGTCGGGGACGACCAGAAGACGATCACCGGTTCCGAGCCCGACCTCGGACGCCTGGTCGCCGCGGTCTTCGGCCTGAAGGCCGAGCCGAAGAACGCGACCTGGGAGAACCTGTTCGTGGGGATCGACAGCGGGCGCACCGAAGCCGGCTTCTCCAACATCACGGACACCGAAGAGCGCAAGAAGAAGTACGAGTTCGCCTGCTACCGCCAGGACAACCTCGGTTTCGAAGTGAGCAAGGAGGCGGACTGGAACTTCGACGGGGACTACAAGAACCTGGCGGGCAAGACCATCGCCGTGGGCTCCGGCACCAACCAGGAGAAGATCCTGCTGGAGTGGCGGGACAAGCTGGAGTCCGAGGGCAAGAAGCTCGACGTCAAGTACTTCGCGGACAACAACAGCGCCTATCTGGCGCTGAACTCGAAGAAGATCGACGGTTACTTCGGCCCGAACCCCGCCATCGCGTACCACATCACCCAGTCCGCGAGCACTCCGCAGGCCACCCGCAGCGGTGGTACCTACTCGGGCGCCGGGGCTTCGTTGCAGGGACTGATCTGCGCCACCGCGAAGAAGGACAGCGGCCTGGCCAAGCCGCTGGCGGAGGCCATCAACTACCTGATCGAGAACGGCCAGTACGCGAAGTGGCTGGAGGCGTGGAACCTCAAGGACGAGGCGGTGCAGAAGGCGGAGGTCAACCCTCCGGGCCTGCCGATCACCAACTCCTGA
- a CDS encoding peptidoglycan bridge formation glycyltransferase FemA/FemB family protein, giving the protein MSALQVAGGHEGRRGLRTVRVSAEAHRAWVSAHSGASFLQYPSWAGVKDGWRSETVGWHHDDGSAAGSALVLYRQFPGTRKYFAYLPEGPVADWADPEIDRWLDPLMAHLRKAGAFAVRIGPSPDYRRWDAARLKAATGPGRRIGDVLATEVDPLGTAVAERLRARGWRRCGGDGETGGDADAQPRHVFRVPLAGRTQDQIWAGLNQEWRRNIRKARKAGVRVVAGNAGHLPDFHRLLRITEERDGFRLGRSLAYYQRQYAVLNAESPGRMRLHLAVHDGEILAAHTMISTPGRVWYQTGASADHRREVRPSNALQWRMMTDALARGAAVYDMRGVPSTLDPEDRAFGLLRWKLGTGGHVVETLGEWETSVGGATNSTLYRAFHAYLAHR; this is encoded by the coding sequence ATGTCAGCACTGCAAGTGGCCGGCGGCCACGAGGGACGGCGAGGTCTGCGGACGGTCCGGGTCTCCGCCGAGGCCCATCGGGCATGGGTGTCGGCCCACTCCGGCGCGAGCTTCCTCCAGTACCCGTCGTGGGCCGGGGTGAAGGACGGCTGGCGGTCGGAGACGGTCGGCTGGCACCACGACGACGGGAGTGCGGCCGGCAGCGCGCTCGTCCTCTACCGGCAGTTCCCCGGGACCCGGAAGTACTTCGCGTATCTGCCGGAGGGCCCGGTGGCCGACTGGGCGGACCCGGAGATCGACCGCTGGCTGGATCCGCTCATGGCGCATCTGCGCAAGGCAGGTGCCTTCGCCGTTCGGATCGGCCCCTCCCCCGACTACCGCCGCTGGGACGCCGCACGGCTCAAGGCGGCGACGGGACCGGGCCGGAGGATCGGTGACGTGCTCGCCACCGAGGTGGATCCCCTCGGGACGGCCGTGGCCGAACGGCTGCGCGCGCGGGGCTGGCGGCGGTGCGGCGGGGACGGCGAGACCGGCGGCGACGCCGACGCGCAGCCGCGCCACGTCTTCCGGGTGCCGCTCGCCGGCCGTACGCAGGACCAGATCTGGGCGGGGCTCAATCAGGAGTGGCGCCGCAACATCCGCAAGGCACGGAAGGCCGGTGTACGGGTGGTTGCCGGGAACGCCGGACACCTCCCCGATTTCCACCGCCTGTTGAGGATCACCGAGGAACGGGACGGTTTCCGGCTCGGCCGCTCCCTCGCGTACTACCAGCGCCAGTACGCGGTGCTCAACGCGGAGAGTCCGGGGCGGATGCGGCTCCATCTCGCCGTCCACGACGGGGAGATACTCGCCGCCCACACCATGATCAGCACACCTGGCCGGGTGTGGTACCAGACGGGCGCGTCGGCCGACCACCGCCGGGAGGTGCGCCCGAGCAACGCGCTCCAGTGGCGGATGATGACCGACGCCCTCGCCCGCGGCGCGGCGGTGTACGACATGCGCGGGGTACCCTCCACCCTCGACCCCGAGGACCGTGCCTTCGGTCTGCTGCGCTGGAAGCTGGGCACCGGCGGGCACGTGGTCGAGACCCTCGGGGAATGGGAGACATCGGTGGGCGGCGCGACCAACAGCACTCTGTACCGGGCGTTCCACGCCTATCTGGCGCACCGGTGA
- a CDS encoding Ig-like domain-containing protein → MTLAAGTAVLGATLTACSASASASGPGSAPAAVGGTARAERTDVSVSLRGDDAPAGAPVTVTLADGTLRAVEVTDASGGTLTGRMSEDGHTWTSDRPAAPGTRYHVKATDTRGGADTEEFTTAEADLVNKLTLAPGKNVTVGIAQPLSIVFDHPVKNKAAVEKALKVTTSNDTEGSWGWLRDYSGKDRVDWRPKEYWKPGTEVTLDAGLNGTDSGPGGGFFVRDYAMSFTVGHAQVVKVDLDRHRLALVRDGSTVMDIPVSGGTPGGDKASWRGTAVLMAKEGTINMRSETVGLGDAYDKMVDFSMRLTWSGMYAHAAPWNAAYFGVANHSSGCVGMSDANAAELYTKTQVGDPFEITGADTKGVVAEGNGYGAWNVSWADWQAKSAL, encoded by the coding sequence ATCACCCTGGCGGCCGGTACCGCGGTCCTGGGCGCCACCCTGACCGCCTGCTCCGCAAGCGCCTCGGCCTCCGGACCGGGCAGCGCCCCGGCCGCCGTGGGGGGTACGGCACGCGCGGAGCGTACCGACGTCTCGGTGAGCCTCCGGGGCGACGACGCCCCGGCCGGCGCACCCGTCACGGTGACCCTCGCCGACGGCACCCTGCGCGCCGTCGAGGTCACCGACGCTTCCGGCGGGACGCTCACCGGCCGGATGTCCGAGGACGGCCACACCTGGACCTCCGACCGCCCCGCCGCCCCGGGCACCCGCTACCACGTGAAGGCGACGGACACCCGGGGCGGCGCGGACACCGAGGAGTTCACCACGGCCGAGGCGGACCTGGTCAACAAGCTCACCCTCGCCCCGGGCAAGAACGTCACCGTCGGCATCGCACAGCCGCTGTCGATCGTCTTCGACCACCCGGTGAAGAACAAGGCGGCCGTGGAGAAGGCCCTCAAGGTCACCACCTCGAACGACACCGAGGGTTCCTGGGGCTGGCTGCGCGACTACTCCGGCAAGGACCGCGTCGACTGGCGGCCGAAGGAGTACTGGAAGCCCGGCACCGAGGTCACCCTGGACGCCGGGCTCAACGGCACCGACTCGGGACCCGGCGGCGGATTCTTCGTACGCGACTACGCCATGTCCTTCACCGTCGGCCACGCCCAGGTGGTCAAGGTCGACCTCGACCGCCACCGGCTCGCGCTCGTCCGGGACGGCAGCACCGTCATGGACATACCCGTCTCCGGCGGCACCCCCGGCGGCGACAAGGCGTCCTGGCGCGGCACCGCCGTGCTGATGGCCAAGGAGGGCACCATCAACATGCGCTCCGAGACGGTCGGCCTGGGCGACGCCTACGACAAGATGGTCGACTTCTCGATGCGGCTCACCTGGTCGGGCATGTACGCCCACGCCGCGCCGTGGAACGCCGCGTACTTCGGTGTGGCCAACCACAGTTCGGGATGCGTGGGCATGAGCGACGCGAACGCCGCCGAGCTCTACACGAAGACGCAGGTGGGCGACCCCTTCGAGATCACCGGCGCGGACACCAAGGGCGTGGTCGCGGAAGGCAACGGCTACGGCGCGTGGAACGTGTCCTGGGCCGACTGGCAGGCCAAGAGCGCGCTGTGA
- a CDS encoding GNAT family N-acetyltransferase: MSTDVQSPQSLPRTSHGLGSAPGRPVPHVLDNAPWAALTGAHRRFAEIVGSAARYQTDVAPFVALGDSADPSAWDDLAALLGPGAETAVTGIDSVPEHWETVQRAEGVQLVADTLTTRSDPEAVRLTTSDVPEMLDLVSRNKPGPFRPRTIELGAYWGIRRGGRLVAMAGERLRPPGHTEISAVCTDAEHRGEGLATRLVRHVADGIRDRGDVPFLHAAGDNENAIRLYLSIGFALRRRTLFAMVRVPGGDPATASES; encoded by the coding sequence ATGTCCACCGACGTCCAGTCACCGCAGTCACTCCCCCGCACCAGCCACGGCCTCGGCTCCGCTCCCGGCCGGCCCGTACCTCACGTGCTGGACAACGCCCCCTGGGCCGCCCTCACAGGAGCGCACCGCCGTTTCGCGGAGATCGTCGGCTCGGCGGCCCGTTATCAGACGGACGTCGCCCCCTTCGTGGCACTCGGCGACTCCGCGGACCCGAGCGCCTGGGACGATCTGGCCGCGCTGCTCGGGCCCGGTGCGGAGACGGCGGTGACCGGGATCGACAGCGTGCCGGAGCACTGGGAGACGGTGCAGCGCGCGGAGGGCGTACAGCTCGTCGCGGACACCCTGACCACGCGGTCCGATCCGGAGGCGGTCCGGCTGACCACCTCCGACGTGCCCGAGATGCTGGACCTGGTGAGCCGCAACAAGCCGGGGCCGTTCCGCCCGCGCACCATCGAACTGGGCGCGTACTGGGGAATCCGGCGCGGCGGAAGGCTGGTGGCGATGGCCGGGGAACGGCTGCGGCCCCCCGGCCACACCGAGATCAGCGCGGTCTGCACGGATGCCGAACACCGCGGGGAGGGGCTCGCCACCCGGCTGGTGCGCCATGTCGCCGACGGCATCCGGGACCGCGGGGACGTTCCCTTCCTGCACGCGGCGGGGGACAACGAGAACGCCATCCGGCTCTATCTCTCGATCGGCTTCGCTCTTCGCCGGCGCACCCTCTTCGCCATGGTCCGCGTCCCGGGCGGTGATCCCGCCACCGCGTCGGAGAGCTGA
- the murJ gene encoding murein biosynthesis integral membrane protein MurJ: MGDIGGRRDQQHSVPGVPRLSGAPVTPAEAAGRVAAAGPVDTDGSGAQPERNTPGKAGSALRSGAVMAAGSVVSRATGFIRSAVVVAALGTGLRADGYTVANTVPNILYILLIGGALNAVFVPELVRAAKEHADGGAAYTQRLLTICTVGLVALTALAVFAAPQIVAAYTDYSGEQADLTIALARCCLPQILFYGLFTLLGQVLNARGRFGAMMWAPVLNNLVVIAVFGLYLGVAAHAGGDPSAAQTRLLGWGTTAGIVMQTLALVPVLRAAGFRWRPRFDWRGSGLTRPLRAAGWLVLLVLTNQAAYWLVTRLSTLTGQHAVDQGVSGGAGYTAYSNAYLLWVVPQGIVTVSLVTALMPRMSRAAAEGDLPGVRRDLSYALRTSAAVVVPAAFALFALAPWVMGSVFGYGRTSGADVTVMAGMLRAFAPGLIAFSGQYVLSRGFYALGDTRTPFLLNLVIAGLNAGLSGAAYLVLPARWAVTGMAGAYTLALFAGFAVTGYVLDRRLIGPASPRRSPWRSTALWAHARLVVACLPASALAFAAARACAGAGAPVAALAGTAVLVGAVALLARPLRLRETGALLSSARARLRR, translated from the coding sequence ATGGGAGACATCGGTGGGCGGCGCGACCAACAGCACTCTGTACCGGGCGTTCCACGCCTATCTGGCGCACCGGTGACCCCGGCGGAGGCGGCCGGCCGGGTCGCGGCGGCGGGGCCGGTGGACACCGACGGGTCCGGTGCGCAGCCGGAGCGGAACACGCCGGGGAAGGCCGGGTCGGCGCTGCGCAGCGGTGCCGTGATGGCGGCGGGGTCGGTTGTCTCCCGCGCCACCGGGTTCATACGCTCGGCGGTCGTCGTCGCCGCGCTCGGGACCGGTCTGCGGGCCGACGGCTACACGGTCGCCAACACGGTGCCCAACATCCTCTACATCCTGCTCATCGGCGGCGCCCTCAACGCGGTGTTCGTCCCCGAACTCGTGCGGGCGGCCAAGGAGCACGCCGACGGAGGCGCCGCGTACACCCAGCGGCTCCTCACCATCTGCACGGTGGGGCTGGTCGCCCTCACCGCCCTCGCCGTCTTCGCGGCTCCGCAGATCGTCGCCGCCTACACCGACTACTCGGGCGAGCAGGCGGATCTCACGATCGCCCTGGCGCGCTGCTGCCTGCCCCAGATCCTCTTCTACGGTCTCTTCACCCTGCTGGGGCAAGTACTCAACGCCCGGGGCAGGTTCGGCGCGATGATGTGGGCTCCGGTCCTCAACAACCTCGTGGTGATCGCCGTTTTCGGGCTGTATCTCGGGGTCGCGGCGCATGCGGGCGGCGATCCGAGCGCGGCGCAGACCCGGTTGCTCGGCTGGGGCACGACCGCCGGGATCGTCATGCAGACGCTGGCCCTGGTGCCGGTGCTGCGGGCGGCCGGGTTCCGCTGGCGGCCCCGTTTCGACTGGCGGGGCAGTGGGCTCACCCGGCCGCTGAGGGCGGCGGGCTGGCTGGTGTTGCTGGTCCTGACGAACCAGGCCGCGTACTGGCTGGTGACCCGGCTCTCCACGCTCACCGGCCAACACGCGGTGGACCAGGGGGTGTCGGGGGGCGCGGGGTACACCGCGTACAGCAACGCCTACCTGCTCTGGGTGGTACCGCAGGGCATCGTGACGGTCTCGCTGGTCACCGCGCTGATGCCCCGGATGAGCCGGGCGGCGGCGGAGGGAGACCTCCCGGGGGTGCGCCGGGACCTGTCGTACGCTCTGCGCACCTCGGCGGCGGTCGTGGTGCCGGCGGCCTTCGCCCTGTTCGCGCTCGCTCCCTGGGTGATGGGGTCGGTCTTCGGGTACGGCCGTACGAGCGGCGCCGACGTCACCGTGATGGCGGGGATGCTGAGGGCCTTCGCGCCGGGTCTGATCGCGTTCTCCGGGCAGTACGTACTCTCCCGGGGGTTCTACGCCCTCGGCGACACCCGTACGCCGTTCCTGCTCAATCTGGTGATCGCCGGACTCAACGCGGGCCTGTCCGGGGCCGCTTATCTGGTGCTGCCGGCGCGCTGGGCGGTCACCGGGATGGCCGGGGCGTACACCCTGGCACTCTTCGCCGGGTTCGCCGTCACCGGCTACGTCCTCGACCGCAGGCTGATCGGACCGGCCTCGCCGCGTCGATCGCCCTGGCGCTCCACGGCGCTGTGGGCGCACGCGCGGCTGGTGGTGGCCTGCCTGCCCGCCTCCGCGCTCGCCTTCGCGGCGGCCCGGGCGTGCGCCGGCGCCGGCGCTCCGGTGGCGGCTCTGGCCGGAACGGCGGTCCTGGTAGGGGCGGTTGCCCTGCTGGCCCGCCCGCTGCGTCTGCGGGAAACCGGCGCGCTGCTCTCGTCCGCGCGGGCCAGGCTGCGCCGGTAG
- a CDS encoding FAD-dependent oxidoreductase: MAPSVVIVGGGVMGAAAAWRLAGRGHRVTVLERFGPGHDRGSSHGSSRIFRLTYADPWYVGLALRALPLWRRLEEESGQRVLTVTGAVDHGAPGAVEELAGALAEAGRPGLVLSPAEAAERWPGLRADTSVLHHAEGGRLHADAAVAALLAAAAGLGADVRHGVRVRALRRTGSGVTVETEEGGRVLADAAVVAVGGWSPSVLPDLVDGLPPLRVTQEQPLHFAVEDALEWPAFVHHPGAEFHEPGGVYGLGSPDGVKVGFHAVGPVVDPDHRDRTPDPVAAERLEAYVRAWLPGLARAAPEPVTCLYTSTPDHDFVVDRQGPVTVLAGFSGHGFKFAPAIGELAADLVEGRPGARRFALGRPLPAAVG, from the coding sequence ATGGCACCCAGCGTGGTGATCGTCGGCGGCGGGGTCATGGGCGCGGCGGCGGCCTGGCGGCTGGCGGGACGCGGCCACCGGGTCACGGTGCTGGAGCGGTTCGGGCCCGGCCACGACCGGGGAAGCTCGCACGGCAGCTCCCGCATCTTCCGTCTGACGTACGCCGATCCCTGGTACGTCGGGCTCGCCCTGCGGGCGCTGCCGCTGTGGCGGCGGCTGGAGGAGGAGTCGGGGCAGCGGGTGCTGACGGTCACCGGTGCCGTCGACCACGGGGCGCCCGGGGCGGTGGAGGAACTGGCCGGCGCCCTGGCGGAGGCCGGGCGGCCGGGGCTGGTGCTCAGCCCTGCAGAGGCGGCCGAACGCTGGCCCGGGCTGCGCGCCGACACGAGCGTGCTGCATCACGCGGAGGGCGGCCGGCTGCACGCCGACGCTGCCGTGGCGGCGCTGCTCGCGGCCGCCGCGGGCCTCGGCGCCGATGTCCGGCACGGGGTGCGGGTGCGCGCGCTGCGCCGGACGGGGAGTGGCGTCACCGTGGAGACCGAGGAGGGCGGCCGGGTCCTCGCGGACGCGGCGGTGGTCGCGGTCGGCGGCTGGTCGCCGTCCGTCCTGCCGGACCTGGTGGACGGGCTGCCGCCGCTGCGGGTCACTCAGGAGCAGCCGCTGCACTTCGCGGTGGAGGACGCGCTGGAGTGGCCGGCCTTCGTGCACCATCCCGGCGCGGAATTCCACGAACCGGGCGGGGTGTACGGGCTCGGCAGCCCGGACGGTGTCAAGGTCGGGTTCCACGCGGTCGGGCCGGTGGTCGACCCGGACCACCGGGACCGCACTCCGGACCCGGTCGCGGCCGAGCGGCTGGAGGCCTATGTCCGTGCCTGGCTGCCCGGTCTGGCCCGGGCAGCCCCCGAGCCGGTCACCTGCCTCTACACGTCCACCCCCGACCACGACTTCGTGGTCGACCGGCAAGGTCCGGTGACGGTGCTCGCCGGGTTCTCCGGCCATGGGTTCAAGTTCGCTCCCGCCATCGGGGAGCTGGCCGCGGATCTGGTCGAAGGCCGGCCGGGGGCCCGGCGCTTCGCCCTCGGGCGGCCGCTGCCCGCCGCCGTGGGCTGA
- a CDS encoding NtaA/DmoA family FMN-dependent monooxygenase (This protein belongs to a clade of FMN-dependent monooxygenases, within a broader family of flavin-dependent oxidoreductases, the luciferase-like monooxygenase (LMM) family, some of whose members use coenzyme F420 rather than FMN.), whose protein sequence is MSDTLKQIHLAAHFPGVNNTTVWSDPEAGSQIDFASFSHFARTAERAKFDFLFLAEGLRLREQGGAIYDLDVVGRPDTFGILAALAAVTDRLGLAGTINSTFNEPYEVARQFASLDHLSAGRAAWNVVTSWDAFTGENFRRGGFLAEEDRYTRAEQFLRASWELFDSWGGDEILADRESGRFLRSADAGTFAHRDQHFDIAGRFNVPRSPQGRPVIFQAGDSDQGREFAAATADAIFSRHSAPEPGRAFYEDVKGRLARHGRERDELLILPAATFVLGDTDAEAEERAHEVRRAQVSGQTAIKFLEHVWNRDLSSYDPDGPLPDVDPDTGEHTVTRGRASVRMVRDPLATASEWRQRAKAEGLSIRELVIETSARQTFIGSPSTVARALNDSVQSEVSDGFILAPHLVPGGLDEFADKVVPLLQEQGVFRTEYEGTTLRDHLGLRTPKA, encoded by the coding sequence ATGAGCGACACCCTGAAGCAGATCCACCTCGCGGCCCACTTCCCCGGGGTCAACAACACCACGGTCTGGAGCGACCCGGAGGCCGGGAGCCAGATCGACTTCGCCTCGTTCAGCCATTTCGCGCGCACCGCCGAACGGGCCAAGTTCGACTTCCTGTTCCTGGCCGAGGGCCTGCGGCTGCGCGAACAGGGCGGCGCCATCTACGACTTGGACGTGGTCGGCCGCCCGGACACCTTCGGCATCCTCGCCGCGCTGGCTGCGGTCACCGACCGGCTCGGTCTGGCCGGCACGATCAACTCCACCTTCAACGAACCGTACGAGGTGGCACGGCAGTTCGCCTCCCTGGACCATCTCTCGGCGGGCCGCGCGGCGTGGAACGTCGTCACCTCCTGGGACGCGTTCACCGGCGAGAACTTCCGGCGCGGCGGCTTCCTCGCGGAGGAGGACCGCTATACCCGCGCCGAGCAGTTCCTGCGCGCCTCCTGGGAGTTGTTCGACTCCTGGGGCGGGGACGAGATCCTCGCCGACCGGGAGAGCGGCCGGTTCCTGCGCAGCGCGGACGCCGGTACCTTCGCCCACCGCGACCAGCACTTCGACATCGCGGGCCGCTTCAACGTGCCGCGCTCCCCGCAGGGCCGCCCGGTGATCTTCCAGGCCGGGGACTCGGACCAGGGACGGGAGTTCGCGGCGGCCACCGCGGACGCCATCTTCAGCCGGCACTCCGCTCCGGAGCCGGGCCGCGCCTTCTACGAGGACGTGAAGGGACGGCTGGCCCGCCACGGGCGCGAGCGGGACGAGCTGCTGATCCTGCCCGCCGCCACCTTCGTGCTGGGCGACACGGACGCCGAGGCGGAGGAGCGCGCGCACGAGGTGCGGCGCGCTCAGGTCAGCGGCCAGACCGCGATCAAGTTCCTGGAGCACGTGTGGAACCGGGACCTGTCCTCCTACGACCCGGACGGGCCGCTGCCCGACGTCGACCCGGACACCGGTGAGCACACCGTGACCCGGGGCCGGGCGAGTGTGCGGATGGTCCGCGATCCGCTGGCGACCGCCTCCGAGTGGCGTCAGCGCGCGAAGGCGGAGGGCCTGTCGATCCGGGAGCTGGTGATCGAGACCAGCGCCCGGCAGACCTTCATCGGCTCGCCGTCGACGGTCGCGCGGGCGCTGAACGACTCCGTACAGAGCGAGGTGTCCGACGGCTTCATCCTGGCACCGCACCTGGTGCCCGGCGGCCTGGACGAGTTCGCCGACAAGGTGGTCCCGCTGCTCCAGGAGCAGGGCGTGTTCCGTACGGAGTACGAGGGGACGACCCTCCGCGACCACCTGGGTCTGCGGACTCCGAAGGCCTGA